One Prodigiosinella aquatilis DNA window includes the following coding sequences:
- a CDS encoding ABC transporter substrate-binding protein has translation MLSLRTIKLSLAAVFCLGVLASTTSLAAPAPESGELKLGVEPWLGYGQWHVAAAQNLYKKNGLEKVDIINFAEDKDINAALASGQIDAASIATHTAMGMISAGLPVKIVLLLDQSQTADAMLVSKDVKTLKDLKGKRVAYEEGTTSDILLRSALSSVGMSLRDIKPVPMPAASAGSSLIAKRVPVAVTYEPYLSVAMKADPSVKMLYSGKNDPGLISDVLVVRDDMIKNRPGQIAALIKTWGAAVTHYQANTTADRAVIAKAVGSTPEDLSTAFNGIKYYTLAENKQQLSHEFSNKTFTHVLKAATDAGIVTRAITPKEAINASFVNAE, from the coding sequence ATGCTTTCTTTGCGTACCATAAAATTGTCACTCGCTGCTGTTTTCTGTCTTGGCGTACTAGCGTCCACCACTTCCCTGGCGGCGCCAGCGCCAGAATCTGGTGAGTTGAAATTAGGTGTGGAGCCTTGGCTGGGTTATGGCCAGTGGCATGTTGCCGCCGCTCAGAACCTGTATAAGAAAAACGGTCTGGAAAAAGTCGATATCATCAACTTTGCTGAAGACAAGGATATTAACGCGGCGCTGGCCAGCGGCCAGATCGACGCCGCCAGTATTGCGACCCATACCGCGATGGGCATGATTTCCGCCGGTTTGCCCGTGAAGATTGTCCTGTTGCTAGATCAGAGCCAGACTGCTGATGCCATGCTGGTGTCCAAAGACGTGAAAACCCTGAAGGATTTGAAAGGTAAGCGGGTGGCTTATGAAGAAGGCACCACCAGCGATATTTTGCTGCGTAGCGCCCTGTCCTCAGTCGGGATGTCGCTCCGTGACATCAAGCCAGTGCCGATGCCAGCCGCGTCTGCCGGTAGCTCGCTGATTGCCAAACGTGTACCGGTAGCGGTGACCTACGAACCTTATCTGTCGGTAGCAATGAAAGCGGACCCGAGCGTGAAAATGCTCTACAGCGGGAAAAACGATCCGGGTCTGATCAGCGACGTATTGGTCGTGCGTGATGATATGATCAAGAACCGACCCGGTCAGATTGCGGCCCTGATTAAGACCTGGGGCGCGGCAGTGACGCATTATCAGGCTAATACTACTGCCGATCGCGCAGTGATTGCCAAGGCGGTCGGCTCCACACCGGAAGACCTCAGTACCGCTTTTAACGGTATCAAATATTACACCCTGGCAGAGAACAAGCAGCAACTGAGCCACGAGTTCTCGAACAAAACCTTCACCCATGTACTTAAAGCGGCTACCGATGCGGGTATCGTAACCCGAGCTATTACGCCGAAAGAGGCAATTAACGCCAGTTTCGTTAACGCTGAGTGA
- a CDS encoding UTRA domain-containing protein codes for MAFRRYFRLHGKDGRLLNSQTILLDYHQALASEQEVEKLKLQSGDTVIYLKRLRKIDGVPAMHETIVLPEARLPDFPHEDQVPSLLYRFLMDQYDIRVAAVREQITAELANEEDCRLLALQSPQAILVIDEISFDQSALPVILAHHRFITRNVMYVNEIR; via the coding sequence ATGGCTTTCCGGCGCTATTTCCGCCTTCATGGCAAAGATGGTCGTTTGCTCAATTCACAAACGATCCTGCTGGATTACCACCAAGCGCTCGCCAGTGAACAAGAAGTGGAAAAACTGAAGCTGCAATCAGGTGACACGGTTATCTACCTAAAAAGGCTGAGAAAAATAGATGGTGTACCCGCCATGCATGAAACTATTGTGCTGCCTGAAGCGCGTCTGCCCGATTTTCCGCATGAAGATCAAGTGCCGTCATTGCTCTACCGGTTTTTGATGGATCAGTACGATATTCGAGTGGCGGCGGTGCGTGAGCAGATCACCGCTGAACTGGCCAATGAAGAAGATTGTCGATTACTGGCGTTGCAATCGCCTCAGGCGATACTGGTCATTGATGAAATCTCTTTTGATCAGAGCGCACTGCCAGTGATTCTGGCCCATCACCGTTTTATTACCAGGAACGTCATGTATGTTAATGAGATCCGTTAA
- a CDS encoding ABC transporter permease: MSSLKLESVSMPDKPRRRRWSLMTIGKEPTRTQFLTIAVAVFVLLLLSWWLATRNGAIPAIFLPGLDRVWLRIAGLAADGTLWGDVESSLYRIVIAFAISSVMSIVIGVLAGCYGLFKAIVEPLVDFIRYMPVVAFVPLTILWTGTDDIQKFLVIWIGTFFQQVLMMIDAVKRVPIDFIGLGRTLGMPDRKILYRIVLPAALPGIWDALRISLGWAWTWLVLAELVASTSGLGYRIVVSQRYFQTDTIIGYILLLGFLGLITDQLMRAAERVLFRYNRRRS; the protein is encoded by the coding sequence ATGAGTTCGTTAAAGCTGGAGAGCGTCAGCATGCCAGACAAACCGCGCCGTCGTCGTTGGAGCCTGATGACCATCGGTAAGGAACCTACACGCACGCAATTTCTGACTATCGCCGTGGCAGTGTTTGTGCTGCTGTTGCTGAGCTGGTGGTTGGCCACCCGTAACGGTGCGATCCCAGCCATTTTTCTACCTGGTCTGGATCGCGTCTGGTTGCGTATTGCCGGCCTCGCGGCTGATGGGACACTGTGGGGAGATGTGGAAAGTAGCCTGTACCGCATTGTGATCGCCTTTGCCATTTCGTCGGTGATGTCTATCGTCATCGGTGTGTTAGCGGGTTGCTACGGTCTGTTCAAGGCTATCGTCGAACCGCTGGTGGACTTTATCCGATATATGCCGGTGGTAGCCTTTGTGCCGCTGACCATTCTGTGGACCGGCACCGATGATATCCAAAAGTTCCTGGTGATCTGGATTGGTACTTTCTTCCAGCAGGTGCTGATGATGATTGATGCAGTCAAGCGGGTGCCCATCGACTTTATTGGTCTGGGCCGCACACTGGGCATGCCGGATCGCAAGATCTTGTATCGTATTGTGTTGCCAGCGGCATTACCCGGTATTTGGGATGCTCTGCGTATCAGTCTGGGTTGGGCCTGGACCTGGTTGGTGCTGGCCGAGCTGGTGGCTTCAACTTCCGGACTGGGCTACCGCATTGTGGTGTCGCAGCGCTATTTCCAGACCGACACGATCATCGGCTATATCCTGTTGCTCGGTTTCCTCGGACTGATTACCGACCAACTGATGCGCGCCGCTGAGCGCGTGCTGTTTCGCTATAACCGGAGGCGTTCCTGA
- the hisD gene encoding histidinol dehydrogenase, with the protein MKMAVTFHDLSASDTLPAELFKRTESDLSFFTERVVPIIAAVQQEGDAALIRFAREFDGVQPEHFAIRAEESEFDDAFARMDPEVIESIRFAVENVRAFHEAQKPEEMWLKEMQPGAFAGDRHVPIDAVACYVPRGKGSFPSVLVMTAVPAVVAGVPRAIVITPPGPDGKVDDATLVAARLVGITEIYKCGGAQGVAAVAYGTQSVPKCLKIVGPGSPWVVAAKRQLTHLLDPGVPAGPSESLILADDSVDGALAALDLLIESEHGPDSSAYLVTSSRRVAEQAIAALPGYWAQQTEKRAEFSQKVLGGDHGGVVLTRDFATAVEFVNQYAPEHLEILAAEPMAVMTKIRNAGEILLGNYTPITLGNFVLGPNAVLPTNGAAKTAGPLSVFDYMKRISIGYVTAAGYDPLAVKAKRFAEYEGFPGHALAVSDVRKRLLEGKNNA; encoded by the coding sequence ATGAAGATGGCTGTAACTTTTCATGATCTGTCGGCGTCAGATACGCTGCCCGCCGAACTGTTCAAACGTACTGAATCCGATCTGTCATTCTTCACCGAACGTGTGGTGCCGATTATTGCCGCGGTACAGCAGGAAGGTGATGCGGCGCTAATCCGTTTCGCCCGTGAATTCGATGGTGTGCAGCCGGAACATTTCGCTATCCGTGCTGAAGAAAGTGAGTTCGACGACGCTTTTGCACGCATGGACCCGGAAGTGATCGAATCGATCCGCTTTGCGGTGGAAAACGTGCGTGCTTTTCACGAGGCTCAGAAACCGGAAGAGATGTGGCTCAAGGAAATGCAGCCAGGTGCCTTTGCTGGCGATCGCCATGTGCCGATCGACGCAGTGGCTTGTTATGTGCCGCGCGGCAAAGGCTCATTCCCTAGCGTGTTGGTCATGACGGCGGTGCCGGCCGTGGTGGCCGGTGTTCCGCGCGCAATTGTTATTACCCCGCCGGGACCGGACGGCAAGGTGGATGACGCGACTCTGGTGGCGGCGCGTCTGGTGGGTATCACGGAAATTTACAAATGTGGTGGCGCTCAGGGCGTGGCGGCAGTGGCCTACGGCACCCAGAGCGTGCCAAAGTGTCTGAAAATCGTCGGTCCAGGCAGCCCGTGGGTCGTGGCAGCCAAGCGTCAACTGACCCACCTGCTTGATCCGGGTGTGCCAGCCGGCCCAAGCGAAAGTCTGATTCTGGCGGACGACAGCGTAGATGGCGCATTGGCGGCACTCGATTTACTGATTGAATCGGAACACGGTCCTGACTCATCCGCTTATCTGGTGACCTCCAGCCGCCGCGTGGCGGAGCAGGCCATCGCCGCTTTGCCCGGTTACTGGGCGCAGCAGACCGAAAAACGCGCCGAGTTCTCGCAGAAAGTCCTGGGCGGCGATCACGGCGGCGTGGTGCTGACCCGTGATTTCGCCACCGCAGTGGAATTCGTTAACCAGTATGCCCCAGAGCATTTGGAAATCCTGGCCGCCGAGCCAATGGCGGTGATGACGAAGATTCGCAATGCCGGTGAGATCTTGTTGGGCAATTATACTCCGATCACTTTAGGTAACTTTGTGTTGGGCCCTAACGCGGTACTGCCCACCAACGGTGCGGCTAAAACGGCCGGGCCGCTGTCAGTGTTTGATTACATGAAGCGCATCTCCATCGGTTATGTCACTGCCGCGGGTTATGACCCACTGGCCGTCAAGGCCAAGCGTTTCGCCGAATACGAAGGTTTTCCGGGACATGCGCTGGCAGTTTCCGATGTACGCAAGCGACTACTGGAAGGAAAAAACAATGCCTGA
- a CDS encoding ABC transporter ATP-binding protein gives MATLTLQTLEKSFPLGKTRRRVLHGIDLTLHDNEFVSIVGASGCGKSTLLSIAAGLEEFDSGDVLVDGQSITGPGIDRGVVFQSYTLLPWLTARQNIEFALKAAGIPASQCRDIAQQHLELVKLDNAGDRWPGELSGGMKQRVAIARALSYRPKILLMDEPFGALDAMTRHQMQQLLIEIWEKHRLTVMFVTHDIEEAVWLSDRIVVMGSGVIETTFDVGLPRPRVEALSRETEFIDLQHRVLDRIRHPTLANE, from the coding sequence ATGGCGACCTTAACCCTGCAAACGCTGGAAAAAAGTTTTCCGTTGGGCAAAACGCGCCGCCGCGTGCTGCACGGTATCGACCTGACCCTGCATGATAACGAGTTCGTGTCGATTGTCGGTGCCTCGGGTTGTGGCAAAAGTACGTTGCTGTCTATCGCCGCCGGACTGGAAGAGTTCGACAGCGGCGACGTGCTGGTGGATGGGCAGTCGATCACCGGTCCCGGCATCGATCGTGGTGTGGTGTTCCAATCCTACACCTTGTTGCCCTGGCTGACCGCGCGTCAGAATATTGAATTCGCCCTCAAAGCGGCTGGCATCCCCGCCAGTCAGTGCCGTGATATCGCTCAGCAACACCTGGAACTGGTGAAACTCGACAACGCCGGCGACCGTTGGCCCGGCGAGCTGTCTGGTGGCATGAAGCAGCGCGTGGCGATTGCACGTGCGCTGTCTTACCGTCCGAAGATCCTGTTGATGGACGAGCCGTTCGGTGCGTTGGACGCCATGACGCGTCACCAGATGCAGCAACTGTTGATTGAAATCTGGGAAAAGCACCGTCTGACGGTGATGTTCGTCACCCACGATATTGAGGAGGCAGTGTGGCTGTCTGATCGTATTGTGGTGATGGGATCAGGCGTTATAGAGACGACTTTCGATGTTGGCTTGCCACGCCCACGCGTAGAGGCGTTAAGCCGAGAGACTGAATTTATTGACCTACAACATCGTGTTCTGGATCGCATACGCCATCCAACACTGGCTAATGAATAA